Proteins from one Ricinus communis isolate WT05 ecotype wild-type chromosome 9, ASM1957865v1, whole genome shotgun sequence genomic window:
- the LOC8271588 gene encoding ATP-dependent (S)-NAD(P)H-hydrate dehydratase gives MLIRHGMSQLMSLNSRSTCPLTSLAVWRRQQFLIRCIGVGGYSSYSIENIMQETHSLSGTNNVEADAEDILRAITPVLDQTKHKGQAGKIAVIGGCREYTGAPYFAAISALKIGADLSHVFCTKDAAPVIKSYSPELIVHPILEESYSIGDGDMKYISGKVVAEVDKWMQRFDCLVVGPGLGRDPFLLDCVSKIIKQARRSNVPIVVDGDGLFLVTNSLDLVSGYPLAVLTPNINEYKRLIQKVMNCEVNDQEAHGQLLSLAKRIGGVTILRKGKSDLISDGETVKSVGVFGSPRRCGGQGDILSGSVAVFLSWARQHVLAAEGNLSMSPTNPTVLGCIAGSALLRKAASLAFENRKRSTLTGDIIDCLGSSLEDICPAC, from the exons ATGTTAATCAGACATGGCATGAGTCAGCTAATGTCATTAAACAGCAGAAGCACTTGCCCATTAACTTCCTTAGCTGTTTGGAGAAGACAGCAATTCTTGATAAGGTGTATTGGAGTTGGAGGTTACAGTAGCTATAGCATTGAGAACATAATGCAAGAAACTCATTCTTTGAGTGGAACTAATAATGTGGAGGCTGATGCCGAGGACATTTTGAGAGCAATTACTCCAGTTCTTGACCAAACTAAACATAAAGGCCAGGCAG GGAAAATTGCTGTAATTGGTGGGTGCAGAGAGTACACTGGTGCTCCTTATTTTGCTGCTATTTCAGCTTTAAAAATT GGTGCAGATTTGTCCCATGTATTCTGTACCAAAGATGCTGCTCCGGTTATCAAAAGCTACAGCCCTGAGTTGATTGTTCATCCTATTCTGGAAGAGTCTTATAGCATTGG GGATGGGGACATGAAGTACATATCAGGAAAGGTTGTTGCCGAGGTTGATAAATGGATGCAGAGATTTGATTGTCTTGTTGTTGGCCCTGGCCTTGGGAGGGACCCATTTCTTCTG GACTGTGTGAGTAAGATTATCAAGCAGGCAAGGCGGTCAAATGTTCCAATTGTTGTGGATGGG GACGGACTCTTTCTTGTAACAAACAGTCTTGATCTTGTTAGTGGTTATCCATTAGCTGTCCTAACACCAAATATAAACGAATACAAGCGCCTGATTCAAAAAGTTATGAATTGTGAAGTAAATGATCAAGAGGCTCACGGCCAATTACTTTCTCTTGCCAAAAG GATTGGTGGTGTAACCATCTTAAGGAAAGGAAAATCTGACCTTATCAGCGATGGTGAGACAG TCAAATCCGTGGGCGTCTTTGGTTCACCTAGGCGATGTGGCGGCCAGGGAGATATCCTTTCTGGAAG TGTTGCCGTATTTTTATCTTGGGCACGCCAACATGTTTTAGCTGCTGAAGGGAATTTGAGCATGAG CCCAACAAATCCGACAGTGTTAGGGTGCATTGCTGGGTCTGCTTTATTGAGGAAAGCTGCATCACTTGCTTTTGAGAATAGGAAAAGATCGACTCTCACTGGTGACATTATCGACTGCTTGGGAAGCAG TTTGGAGGACATTTGTCCAGCCTGTTGA
- the LOC8271587 gene encoding nuclear transcription factor Y subunit C-9, whose amino-acid sequence MDQHGHGQPPAASVVGTTAPVPYGMSSYQPNQMMGPATTGSLQSATSQSQLAQHQFAYQHIPQQQQLQQELQSFWANQYQDIEQTSDFKNHSLPLARIKKIMKADEDVRMISAEAPVIFSRACEMFILELTLRSWNHTEENKRRTLQKNDIAAAITRTDIFDFLVDIVPREDLKDEVLASVPRGSLPVGGTAEAIPYYYMQPQFPPQVVASGMTAGKPVADQILYDQQSRPYVAQPMWAQQPPPDS is encoded by the coding sequence ATGGATCAGCACGGGCATGGCCAGCCTCCTGCAGCAAGTGTTGTTGGGACTACTGCTCCAGTGCCATATGGCATGTCATCTTATCAACCCAACCAGATGATGGGACCTGCCACCACCGGATCACTTCAATCTGCCACATCACAATCTCAGCTTGCTCAACACCAGTTTGCTTATCAGCATATCCCCCAGCAACAGCAATTGCAGCAAGAACTACAGAGCTTCTGGGCTAATCAGTACCAAGATATTGAGCAGACTTCTGATTTTAAGAATCACAGCCTGCCGTTGGCTAGGATTAAAAAGATTATGAAGGCAGATGAAGATGTAAGGATGATATCAGCAGAGGCTCCCGTCATATTTTCTAGGGCCTGTGAGATGTTCATTCTTGAATTGACATTGCGGTCTTGGAATCATACGGAGGAGAACAAAAGGAGAACACTCCAAAAGAATGACATTGCTGCGGCAATTACAAGGACTGATATTTTTGACTTTCTGGTTGATATTGTACCAAGGGAGGATTTGAAAGATGAGGTGCTAGCATCTGTCCCAAGAGGGAGTCTTCCAGTTGGAGGCACAGCTGAAGCTATTCCTTACTATTACATGCAGCCTCAGTTTCCACCACAGGTTGTTGCTTCAGGGATGACCGCTGGTAAGCCTGTGGCGGATCAAATTCTTTATGATCAACAGTCTCGCCCTTATGTTGCCCAGCCGATGTGGGCGCAGCAGCCACCTCCAGACTCTTGA
- the LOC8271586 gene encoding stem-specific protein TSJT1, whose amino-acid sequence MLGVFSSAIVSPPDELVAAGSRTPSPKITSDALVKRFLDTNPSAVSLQIGDNAQLAYTHHSESLLQPRSFAVKDDIFCLFEGALDNLGSLKQQYGLAKSANEVVLVIEAYKALRDRAPYPPNHVVGHLSGSFAFIVFDNSTSTLFVASDQFGKVPLYWGITADGYVAFADNIELLKGACGKSLASFPQGCFYSTAVGELRSFENPKHKVTAVPAKEEEIWGATFKVEGPAVLAARE is encoded by the exons ATGTTGGGAGTGTTTAGCAGCGCAATTGTCTCCCCGCCGGACGAGCTGGTAGCAGCGGGATCCCGGACGCCGTCTCCGAAGATAACGTCGGATGCTCTGGTGAAGCGATTCCTTGACACCAATCCTTCTGCTGTGTCTTTACAGATCGGAGATAACGCGCAGTTGGCTTACACTCACCACAGCGAGTCCTTGCTGCAGCCCAG ATCATTTGCAGTTAAGGATGACATCTTTTGCTTGTTCGAAGGAGCATTAGACAACTTGGGAAGTCTAAAGCAACAATATGGTCTAGCCAAGTCTGCAAATGAGGTGGTTCTGGTCATTGAGGCATACAAGGCCCTTCGTGACAGGGCACCTTATCCTCCAAACCATGTTGTTGGTCACCTTAGTGGGAGCTTTGCTTTCATTGTCTTTGACAATTCTACCTCAACTTTGTTCGTGGCTTCT GATCAATTTGGTAAGGTTCCTCTATATTGGGGAATCACTGCTGACGGATACGTAGCTTTTGCTGACAATATCGAATTGCTTAAGGGTGCTTGTGGCAAGTCACTTGCTTCTTTCCCTCAAG GATGCTTCTACTCAACAGCAGTTGGAGAACTGAGAAGCTTTGAGAATCCAAAGCACAAGGTCACTGCTGTTCCTGCTAAAGAGGAAGAGATCTGGGGTGCTACTTTCAAG GTGGAAGGGCCAGCAGTTCTTGCAGCCAGAGAGTAG
- the LOC8271585 gene encoding probable aquaporin NIP7-1: MKMKHLLEEQPSPDTFMNASSSDASRDCSQDTGSNALSTNGDIFAKYSNFGCFPKELDLNPARMVLAEFMGTFILMFCVCGIMASTQLTGGQVGLLEYAATAGLTVIVLVFAIGPISGAHVNPAVTIAFATFGHFPWSKVPFYVVAQTVGSVLATYAAKLVYGIKADLMVTRPVQGCNSAFSVEFITTFLMMFLAASLAYQAATRHLSGFVIGLSIGLAVLISGPVSGGSLNPARSLGPAIVSWNFKDIWVYIIAPTTGAVAGALMFHVLRIQRPPCSPTTPSPNTGLLGHSINFARR; encoded by the exons aTGAAAATGAAGCACTTACTTGAAGAGCAACCATCTCCTGATACTTTTATGAATGCATCCAGTAGCGATGCATCAAGAGATTGTAGTCAAGACACAGGCTCAAATGCATTGTCGACAAATGGAGATATTTTTGCTAAATACTCTAATTTTGGCTGCTTTCCAAAGGAACTGGATCTAAATCCTGCACGGATG GTGTTAGCAGAGTTCATGGGGACCTTTATATTAATGTTTTGCGTGTGCGGAATCATGGCAAGCACACAGCTAACAGGAGGACAAGTTGGTCTCCTGGAGTATGCAGCGACAGCAGGCTTAACAGTCATCGTCTTGGTTTTTGCCATAGGTCCAATTTCTGGTGCTCATGTAAATCCTGCTGTGACAATCGCATTTGCAACTTTTGGTCATTTCCCTTGGTCCAAG gTTCCATTTTATGTAGTGGCGCAAACAGTAGGATCAGTACTGGCAACATATGCTGCAAAGCTCGTCTATGGCATCAAAGCAGATCTTATGGTTACCCGACCAGTTCAGGGCTGCAATTCTGCCTTCTCGGTAGAGTTCATTACAACATTCCTCATGATGTTCCTTGCTGCTTCATTGGCATACCAAGCAGCG ACAAGACATTTATCTGGATTTGTTATTGGACTTTCCATTGGACTGGCGGTACTTATTTCAGG GCCTGTTTCAGGAGGATCACTGAATCCTGCAAGGTCGTTAGGGCCTGCAATTGTTTCCTGGAACTTCAAGGATATATGGGTATATATTATTGCACCAACAACAGGAGCCGTAGCCGGCGCTCTCATGTTTCATGTCCTGCGTATTCAACGCCCGCCGTGCAGTCCCACTACTCCCTCTCCTAACACTGGTCTGCTCGGTCACTCCATAAATTTTGCTAGGAGATAA